A part of Aegilops tauschii subsp. strangulata cultivar AL8/78 chromosome 2, Aet v6.0, whole genome shotgun sequence genomic DNA contains:
- the LOC109770045 gene encoding uncharacterized protein C26H5.07c, with amino-acid sequence MPMPGSSSVRLAHLLVPTLCCAILLCADASVHDYAGERFAGLGNAFVLNGGSEGVYASPAADSFIRFQKVAFKRTPESAAAAEKDGNRTVTITAVVFEAADRGAVGGSDVVAAGARALCCTPDMAKRGACTEGSLVYRAPNSAVAAGWPKVLAASFLPGALEAVFPDETVAVARTGMYSLRFVHCDASLDVAAEGKTIWKNSRGYGYLPGRMAPLLAFYGVMSLAFVALAAFWFLRYARFWREVVPLQNFVTVVIALGMVEVTTWYLDLAEFSESGVRPAGTTFWAATSGAVRRTVSRVLVLLVAKGYGVVRPTLGGGASAGARVAGLGAAFFAASEALEVSEHVGAVSDHDHAPTRRLFLVLTVAALDAVFICWIFSALSRTISKLKARRMAAKVETYRRLATSLTIAVAVSLGWIAFEVHFKSTDGYQSERWRVAWVIPAVWQLISFALLCAVCLVWAPSHDSARLACSDEGGDGGDGDDGDDVEDGARPLMLRTGPLSYVENWACYVTQDAKIILRTDSGVYAKAGEEDKRV; translated from the exons ATGCCAATGCCCGGGTCTTCCTCGGTGAGGCTCGCCCACCTCCTGGTGCCCACCTTGTGCTGCGCCATCCTCCTCTGCGCCGACGCGTCGGTGCACGACTATGCCGGAGAGAGGTTCGCCGGCCTCGGCAACGCCTTCGTCCTCAATGGCGGCAGCGAGGGCGTCTACGCCTCCCCCGCCGCGGACTCCTTCATCCG ATTCCAGAAGGTCGCGTTCAAGAGGACGCCGGAGTCCGCTGCCGCGGCCGAGAAGGACGGCAACCGCACGGTCACAATCACGGCGGTCGTCTTCGAGGCCGCGGACCGCGGCGCGGTCGGGGGCTCTGACGTCGTCGCCGCCGGCGCTCGCGCGCTCTGCTGCACGCCGGACATGGCGAAGCGCGGCGCGTGCACCGAGGGGTCGCTCGTGTACCGCGCGCCCAACAGCGCCGTCGCCGCGGGCTGGCCCAAGGTGCTCGCCGCCTCCTTCCTGCCGGGCGCCCTCGAGGCCGTCTTCCCTGACGAGACCGTCGCCGTCGCGCGCACCGGCATGTACAGCCTCCGCTTCGTCCACTGCGACGCGTCCCTCGACGTGGCTGCGGAGGGCAAGACCATATGGAAGAACAGCCGCGGCTACGGCTACCTCCCCGGCCGGATGGCCCCCCTCCTGGCGTTCTACGGAGTCATGTCGCTGGCGTTCGTCGCCCTCGCCGCGTTCTGGTTCCTGCGGTACGCCCGGTTCTGGCGGGAGGTGGTGCCGCTCCAGAATTTCGTCACGGTCGTCATCGCGCTCGGGATGGTGGAGGTGACCACGTGGTACTTGGACCTCGCCGAGTTCAGCGAGTCCGGAGTCCGGCCGGCGGGGACGACCTTCTGGGCGGCCACGTCCGGGGCGGTGCGCCGCACGGTGTCGCGTGTGCTGGTGCTCCTCGTCGCCAAGGGGTACGGCGTGGTGCGGCCCACTCTGGGAGGGGGCGCCAGCGCCGGGGCCAGGGTGGCCGGGCTCGGTGCGGCGTTCTTCGCGGCGTCCGAGGCCCTCGAGGTCAGCGAGCACGTCGGGGCCGTGAGCGACCacgaccacgcgccgacgaggaggctCTTCCTCGTgctcaccgtcgccgccctcgacgcGGTGTTCATCTGCTGGATATTCAGCGCGCTGTCGCGAACCATCAGCAAGCTCAAGGCGAGACGGATGGCGGCGAAGGTGGAGACGTACCGGAGGCTGGCAACCTCGCTGACGATCGCCGTGGCGGTGTCCCTGGGCTGGATCGCGTTCGAGGTCCACTTCAAGTCGACGGACGGGTACCAGAGCGAGCGGTGGCGCGTGGCGTGGGTGATCCCGGCGGTGTGGCAGCTCATCTCCTTCGCGCTCCTCTGCGCCGTGTGCCTCGTGTGGGCGCCATCCCACGATTCAGCGAG GCTCGCTTGCTCGgacgagggcggcgacggcggcgacggcgacgacggcgacgacgTGGAGGACGGCGCGCGGCCGCTGATGCTCAGGACTGGGCCGCTCTCGTACGTGGAGAACTGGGCGTGCTACGTGACTCAGGACGCCAAGATCATCCTCAGGACGGACTCCGGCGTGTATGCCAAAGCCGGCGAAGAGGACAAGCGAGTCTAA